From the genome of Candidatus Nitrosocosmicus oleophilus, one region includes:
- the rdgB gene encoding RdgB/HAM1 family non-canonical purine NTP pyrophosphatase produces MDFASSNINKYNEINHLVSARKNSFEVTFRMMELKEIQSDSLLEVAENKVLQAFRINKKEIFVEDDGLFIEALKDFPGVYSSYVNKTIGNVGILDLLGNKVNRNASFKSIIAFHDGNKIELFTGEIKGKIGFELTTGGWGFDPIFIPENSDLTFGQMDMKTKNQISHRKVALDRFLKWYQSQG; encoded by the coding sequence ATGGATTTTGCTAGCAGCAATATTAATAAATACAATGAAATAAACCACTTGGTTTCAGCCAGGAAGAATTCATTTGAGGTCACTTTCAGAATGATGGAATTGAAAGAAATACAATCCGATAGTTTGTTGGAAGTAGCAGAAAATAAAGTCCTGCAAGCATTTAGGATCAATAAAAAAGAAATATTTGTCGAAGATGACGGTCTTTTCATAGAAGCCCTAAAAGATTTTCCTGGTGTTTATTCTTCATATGTAAATAAAACAATTGGAAACGTAGGTATTCTAGACCTGCTAGGCAATAAGGTAAATAGAAACGCGAGTTTCAAGTCGATAATTGCATTCCATGATGGTAATAAAATCGAATTATTTACCGGTGAAATAAAAGGTAAAATAGGATTTGAACTTACAACCGGAGGTTGGGGTTTTGATCCGATTTTCATACCTGAAAATTCTGACTTGACATTCGGCCAAATGGATATGAAAACAAAGAATCAAATATCGCATAGAAAGGTTGCTTTAGATAGGTTTCTAAAATGGTATCAATCTCAAGGCTAA
- a CDS encoding sodium:calcium antiporter encodes MLAWLGGLILASWVLSYGAEHLSTRFGAKFVGRTLLSVATTLPEIAIVIYAASVGLYEVAIGAGLGSNILMMTLGLALMLIIATTRLSKAPIKRIDVSTFKIDKVFLLVSALVSAILLLDGYNFIDGFVFVGMFVAYVLIAYIEMKREQKISEPAVVKTIEGKSVATPVHILTNKNDMTKAILAFVAGTIGILVAAGPFIDSLQTFSEDIGVSTIVLAVIISPIAGEMPEKISMMILARKGAAGTAIAIANVLGSKILNNSLLLGVAIIAAMYHGGFFTTIPNSELLWFQMMLATSITVVALIPLFKKYIGIRVGIFLVGLYILSIVIQFFAPVEIKPH; translated from the coding sequence ATGTTGGCTTGGCTGGGAGGGCTCATCTTGGCAAGCTGGGTTTTATCATACGGTGCAGAACATTTGTCTACAAGATTTGGAGCTAAATTTGTCGGTAGAACCTTGCTAAGTGTTGCAACAACGCTTCCAGAAATAGCAATTGTCATTTATGCGGCATCAGTAGGCCTCTATGAAGTTGCAATAGGTGCAGGGCTTGGAAGTAATATTTTGATGATGACTCTCGGTCTAGCATTAATGTTAATAATTGCAACTACTAGGTTATCAAAAGCACCGATTAAAAGAATTGATGTGAGCACATTCAAAATTGATAAAGTGTTCCTATTGGTCTCTGCTTTAGTCAGTGCAATTCTCTTGCTTGACGGATATAATTTCATAGATGGATTCGTTTTTGTTGGAATGTTCGTAGCTTATGTATTGATAGCGTATATAGAGATGAAGAGAGAACAAAAGATCAGTGAACCAGCCGTTGTAAAGACCATAGAAGGTAAATCAGTTGCTACTCCGGTTCATATTTTAACAAACAAGAATGATATGACAAAAGCTATTTTGGCTTTCGTAGCAGGAACCATTGGTATTTTGGTAGCTGCTGGTCCATTTATTGATTCTCTTCAGACCTTTTCTGAAGATATTGGAGTATCCACTATTGTTTTAGCAGTCATAATCAGTCCTATTGCAGGAGAAATGCCAGAAAAAATTTCTATGATGATATTAGCCAGGAAGGGGGCTGCAGGGACTGCAATCGCTATAGCAAATGTCCTTGGGTCCAAAATACTAAATAATTCTCTACTATTGGGTGTGGCAATCATAGCTGCCATGTATCATGGTGGGTTCTTTACTACCATTCCTAACAGTGAGCTATTGTGGTTTCAGATGATGCTAGCTACATCAATTACTGTTGTAGCGTTGATTCCGTTGTTTAAAAAATACATCGGCATCCGCGTCGGGATATTTCTTGTGGGGCTTTATATACTTAGCATAGTGATCCAATTTTTTGCTCCTGTAGAGATCAAACCACATTAA
- a CDS encoding radical SAM protein, with the protein MELVYDYPLYRPPSESQSLIFQVTLGCSFNKCSFCNMYRTKEYSERSSDEIDREIDLMASYFPDTKRIFLADGDALNLETTKLIHILSKIRKEFKNLERISSYSMPKNLLEKSYDELESLKKAGLDMVYLGIESGNNTVLKKVTKGATSKMIVDSCKKAKDTGFILSCMIILGLGGKNYSKVHAEDTSKVINEIEPDYIGALTLYMEPDIEQEFYTKFKEPFIPLDDLGVLDELNNLINGITVTGNVIFRANHASNVYSIGGTLPKNKTDILQKIGYLKEHPELLKPKMLRRF; encoded by the coding sequence ATGGAACTGGTTTATGATTATCCTTTATATCGTCCACCATCTGAATCACAATCTTTGATTTTTCAAGTTACACTAGGATGTTCATTCAACAAATGCTCGTTTTGTAATATGTATAGAACAAAAGAGTATTCCGAAAGATCTAGTGACGAAATCGATAGAGAAATTGATTTGATGGCTAGTTATTTTCCAGATACCAAACGGATCTTTTTGGCAGACGGTGACGCGCTAAATTTGGAAACAACTAAACTGATTCATATTCTCTCAAAGATACGAAAAGAATTCAAAAACTTAGAGAGGATATCTAGCTACTCGATGCCTAAGAATTTACTGGAAAAATCATACGATGAATTGGAATCCTTAAAAAAAGCAGGGTTGGATATGGTTTATCTGGGCATAGAAAGCGGCAATAATACGGTACTTAAAAAGGTAACAAAAGGAGCAACATCTAAGATGATAGTAGACAGTTGTAAAAAAGCTAAAGACACCGGATTCATTCTGTCATGTATGATAATACTGGGCTTGGGTGGTAAGAATTATTCCAAGGTTCATGCAGAAGATACATCCAAAGTAATAAACGAGATAGAACCAGATTATATAGGAGCATTAACTCTTTATATGGAACCTGATATCGAGCAAGAGTTTTATACAAAATTCAAAGAACCTTTCATTCCACTTGATGATCTAGGTGTATTGGATGAATTGAACAATTTGATCAACGGTATCACTGTTACTGGTAACGTTATTTTTAGAGCAAATCATGCGTCTAATGTATACTCCATAGGCGGCACTCTCCCTAAAAACAAAACAGATATTTTACAGAAAATTGGATACTTAAAAGAGCATCCAGAATTGCTGAAACCAAAGATGCTGAGAAGATTCTAA
- a CDS encoding aminopeptidase P family protein, translating to MNQFQNRRKKLIDLMNTRRENQKNTTNVAMVLDKPEDIFYLTGFWGEGILVISETFSKLIVPKLEYSRALRTSKDCDIVSSERGKSLTDSLFNQLNVKSVVYYSNSNYHIVKELGKKIGKKDLVVDYNPVEKLREIKDAQEIDKIRKASKIIDKLFEVATNEIRVNRTEEEIQAILVYEAMKMGAKFPFYEFTSNPLIIASGSQSSFPHAETSRRIIRKDEFIVIDITLSYDHYVSDATRTFGIGRISNKMKSVYEIVKTSQENGIRRLSETDNFALVDASCRDTIQKEGYGEYFIHSTGHGIGLEVHESPWIRPKITSHIQENMTITIEPGIYLENKFGVRIEDSLCITKKKKGQIGQHFDSLNLNSFDKELIIL from the coding sequence TTGAATCAGTTTCAGAATAGACGAAAGAAACTAATCGATCTCATGAATACTAGGAGAGAAAACCAAAAGAATACTACTAACGTGGCTATGGTTCTTGATAAGCCCGAAGACATATTCTATCTTACGGGTTTTTGGGGGGAAGGTATTTTGGTCATATCAGAAACTTTTTCAAAATTAATAGTCCCGAAACTAGAGTATTCACGCGCTTTAAGAACGTCCAAGGATTGTGATATTGTTTCGTCAGAAAGAGGCAAATCCTTAACTGATTCTTTATTTAATCAATTGAATGTTAAATCTGTAGTTTACTATAGTAATAGTAATTATCATATCGTCAAAGAACTTGGCAAAAAAATAGGCAAAAAGGATCTTGTAGTCGATTATAACCCAGTCGAAAAACTAAGGGAAATAAAAGATGCACAAGAAATTGACAAGATAAGGAAAGCATCCAAAATAATTGATAAACTTTTTGAAGTTGCTACCAATGAAATTAGAGTAAATAGGACCGAGGAGGAAATTCAGGCCATACTTGTATATGAAGCCATGAAGATGGGTGCCAAATTTCCTTTTTATGAATTTACCTCTAACCCGTTAATAATTGCAAGTGGGTCCCAATCGTCATTTCCACATGCTGAGACATCCAGAAGGATAATTAGAAAGGATGAATTTATTGTAATAGACATTACTTTAAGTTATGATCATTATGTTTCTGATGCGACCAGAACCTTTGGAATAGGAAGGATATCAAATAAGATGAAAAGTGTTTATGAAATAGTAAAAACTTCTCAGGAAAACGGAATCAGACGATTATCAGAAACTGATAATTTCGCATTGGTTGATGCGAGCTGCAGAGATACAATTCAGAAGGAAGGTTATGGAGAATATTTTATTCACTCGACTGGTCACGGCATTGGATTAGAGGTACATGAATCCCCTTGGATAAGACCCAAAATAACTAGTCATATCCAAGAAAATATGACCATAACCATAGAGCCTGGTATATACTTGGAAAATAAATTCGGTGTAAGAATTGAAGATAGTTTATGCATAACTAAAAAGAAGAAAGGACAAATTGGACAACATTTTGATTCGCTTAATCTTAATTCCTTTGACAAAGAGTTGATTATTCTATGA
- a CDS encoding pyridoxal-phosphate-dependent aminotransferase family protein: MLPGPTNVPNRVMNAMLAPIINHRSEDFRILYRSIIEKTQRLFQTQGDIVLLSSSGTGAVEASVVNLIKKGDKVVIPVNGEFSTRLADLIDSWGGQSIRIESPFGENPPFEKFEEVFDKHKDIKALYAVYNETSTGTTIRYMDKLGDLCSRNDCFFIADSVSILGGDELPVDKWNIDLCLTASQKAIAAPPGVSPISISSKAKKYIQENSAPILYFNLKRYFKYYQEHYETPFTPALPLCYAYDEALNLIFEEGLANRIERHRRCADAFYEGLGAMGLTPYAKPDARSNVVIAVNYLPGVDDKKFRDLLSNEFKILIAGGFGNLKGKVFRIGSMGEVNKYHVVRTLSAIESALRMMNIEVPSGAINKAITKL, from the coding sequence ATGTTGCCAGGACCGACAAATGTTCCCAACAGAGTAATGAATGCTATGTTAGCTCCCATAATTAATCATAGAAGTGAAGATTTTAGAATATTGTATAGATCGATCATAGAAAAAACCCAAAGACTATTTCAGACACAAGGTGACATTGTATTATTATCTTCCTCTGGAACTGGTGCAGTAGAGGCATCAGTAGTAAACCTAATAAAAAAAGGTGATAAGGTGGTAATACCAGTAAATGGTGAATTTAGTACAAGATTAGCAGATCTGATAGATAGCTGGGGAGGGCAATCTATAAGGATCGAATCGCCATTCGGTGAGAATCCCCCATTCGAAAAATTCGAAGAAGTTTTTGACAAACATAAGGATATCAAAGCATTGTATGCAGTTTACAATGAAACTTCAACAGGAACGACAATTAGGTATATGGACAAGTTAGGTGACTTGTGCTCCAGAAATGATTGTTTCTTTATCGCAGATTCAGTATCTATATTAGGTGGGGATGAATTACCAGTGGATAAATGGAATATCGATTTATGTCTCACAGCGTCTCAAAAGGCTATAGCTGCTCCTCCCGGAGTTTCCCCAATCTCTATAAGTTCAAAGGCTAAGAAGTACATACAAGAGAATTCTGCACCGATTCTCTATTTTAACCTCAAGAGATATTTTAAATATTATCAGGAACATTATGAAACACCTTTTACACCTGCATTACCTTTGTGTTATGCTTATGATGAAGCCCTTAATCTAATATTTGAGGAGGGATTAGCAAATAGAATTGAACGACACAGAAGGTGTGCGGATGCCTTCTACGAAGGTTTGGGAGCAATGGGATTGACTCCTTACGCGAAACCCGATGCACGCAGCAATGTCGTTATCGCTGTCAATTATTTGCCTGGAGTAGACGACAAGAAATTTAGGGATCTCTTGTCTAATGAATTTAAGATCCTAATCGCAGGAGGGTTTGGGAACCTTAAGGGTAAAGTTTTCAGAATCGGATCAATGGGAGAAGTTAACAAATATCATGTAGTGAGGACATTGTCTGCCATAGAGTCTGCATTGAGAATGATGAACATCGAGGTACCATCCGGGGCCATAAACAAAGCTATTACAAAATTATAA
- a CDS encoding peptidylprolyl isomerase produces MTLEKGSLILLDYTAKIKDTNEIFETTREDDVKNNPDYDPNKKYEPRLLGVGEGWVLKGLDEALLESSIDTPLNIEIPPAKAFGERDPSKVRMIPLLKLGEKANEVSIGDVIELDDRIGIIRFIGSGRVQVDFNHKYAGRTLVYSANIVKKLEDDSEKISNLIRRRLPIDLTDVKYENKDSELEISLPENTFLIEGIQIIKRGISTDIFKFIPSLKSIVFLEKYTNSVSTVEKPSETENIDSTLENDTSNDKDDKDIKENTEIDDKSTEVGTKSKKEKS; encoded by the coding sequence ATGACATTGGAAAAAGGTTCACTTATTCTACTTGATTATACTGCTAAGATTAAAGATACTAATGAGATTTTTGAGACAACTAGAGAGGATGATGTTAAAAATAACCCCGACTATGATCCAAATAAGAAATATGAACCGCGTTTATTGGGTGTAGGAGAAGGCTGGGTATTAAAAGGCTTGGACGAAGCCTTACTAGAGTCTAGTATCGATACCCCGCTAAATATTGAAATTCCTCCTGCAAAGGCATTTGGGGAACGAGATCCATCTAAAGTCCGCATGATCCCGTTACTCAAACTCGGTGAAAAAGCAAATGAAGTAAGTATTGGAGATGTAATAGAATTAGATGATAGAATCGGAATCATCCGTTTTATTGGATCTGGACGGGTTCAAGTTGATTTTAACCACAAGTATGCAGGAAGGACTCTTGTATATTCCGCAAATATTGTAAAAAAACTGGAAGATGACAGTGAAAAAATTTCGAACCTGATTAGGCGACGGTTGCCCATAGACCTGACAGATGTTAAATATGAAAATAAAGATTCTGAACTAGAAATATCTCTCCCTGAAAATACATTCTTGATAGAGGGTATTCAAATTATCAAAAGAGGAATATCCACCGATATTTTCAAATTTATACCTTCCTTAAAATCCATAGTATTTTTGGAGAAATACACTAATTCCGTTTCAACCGTTGAGAAACCCTCGGAAACAGAAAATATTGATTCTACTTTGGAAAACGATACTAGTAATGATAAGGATGATAAGGATATAAAAGAAAATACAGAGATCGATGACAAATCCACAGAGGTCGGTACTAAATCTAAAAAGGAAAAATCCTAA
- a CDS encoding sn-glycerol-1-phosphate dehydrogenase: MQLPRKVIIGNSILKNSGEFIKNSEQSINKIAIISGKNVKNKIAGIIEESLSESNLQFEWVIAKEASFQQVDSVTSLLNDRNISLIVGLGGGRCIDLGKMIATRLRVSFVSIPTSASHDGISSPFVSLKGNDRPYSIKADTPIEIIGDLDVISNAPYRLIASGCGDLIAKTTAIKDWELARDHNNEYYGEYAAKLAQLGSRMVIDISKKIIKNEITAQLTRTIVEGLISSGVAAGIAGSSRPCSGSEHLFSHALEYITENKCGLHGERVGIGTIIMARLHNLDWLEIKDSLKRIGAPTTSKGINVDKDQIVEALLLAKKIRPERYTILNRLDISSSKYQDILDELGILD, encoded by the coding sequence ATGCAGTTACCTAGGAAGGTAATAATAGGGAACAGTATTTTAAAGAATTCGGGAGAGTTCATCAAAAACAGTGAGCAGAGTATTAATAAAATTGCAATCATAAGTGGTAAAAATGTTAAAAACAAGATAGCAGGGATTATAGAAGAGAGCTTATCCGAAAGTAATCTCCAATTTGAATGGGTAATTGCAAAAGAAGCATCATTCCAACAAGTCGACTCGGTTACGAGTCTACTAAATGATCGAAACATCTCCCTCATTGTAGGTTTGGGAGGAGGCAGATGTATAGATCTAGGAAAAATGATAGCCACAAGGTTGAGAGTCTCATTTGTAAGTATTCCCACGTCAGCCTCACATGATGGAATATCTAGTCCTTTTGTTTCGCTTAAGGGAAATGATAGACCTTATTCTATTAAGGCGGATACGCCTATTGAGATAATAGGAGATTTAGATGTTATTTCAAACGCCCCCTATAGACTAATTGCCAGTGGGTGCGGAGATTTAATAGCAAAGACAACCGCCATAAAGGACTGGGAACTAGCGAGAGATCATAATAACGAGTACTATGGCGAATATGCAGCAAAGTTGGCCCAATTAGGATCTAGAATGGTTATAGATATTTCTAAGAAAATTATTAAAAACGAAATTACTGCTCAATTAACAAGGACTATAGTTGAAGGATTAATAAGTTCTGGAGTAGCGGCCGGTATAGCCGGAAGCAGTAGGCCATGTTCAGGGTCAGAGCATCTCTTCAGCCATGCACTAGAATACATTACTGAAAACAAATGTGGATTACATGGTGAAAGGGTAGGAATTGGAACTATTATTATGGCCAGATTGCATAATCTAGATTGGTTGGAGATTAAAGACTCCCTGAAAAGAATTGGTGCTCCCACAACTTCTAAGGGAATAAATGTAGATAAAGATCAAATAGTAGAAGCTTTATTGCTTGCAAAGAAAATCCGACCTGAAAGGTACACCATCTTGAACAGGCTTGATATTAGTTCGTCAAAATATCAAGACATTCTAGATGAATTAGGGATTTTAGATTGA
- a CDS encoding TRAM domain-containing protein: MENSESQPSGIEQISQGDNSQRRYPNNRSNGNGGSNGNGGGSYNRFFKPSPVNAGEEHEIDIESMSKRGDAGVGRIQGLVIFVPNTKVGDKVKVKITRVGRGYATADLVEAKPEE; encoded by the coding sequence TTGGAAAACAGTGAATCACAACCATCAGGAATAGAACAAATTTCACAGGGTGACAATAGTCAAAGAAGATACCCCAATAATAGGAGCAATGGCAATGGAGGCAGCAATGGCAATGGAGGCGGTAGCTACAACAGATTTTTTAAGCCATCCCCAGTAAATGCAGGAGAAGAACACGAGATAGATATAGAATCGATGAGTAAAAGAGGGGATGCAGGTGTAGGAAGGATTCAAGGATTAGTAATTTTCGTTCCGAATACGAAAGTAGGAGACAAAGTCAAAGTTAAGATTACTCGAGTAGGAAGAGGTTATGCTACAGCAGATTTGGTAGAAGCTAAACCTGAAGAATAA
- the egtB gene encoding ergothioneine biosynthesis protein EgtB, which produces MQIEGLIKEFMDVRNTTLELFSPLDIEDAVMQSSDFGSPPNWHIAHVTWFFHKILEKYSKSYNNYDDDFNLSYLNSYYQKYGSILKKSDRGRYPRPTVMQTIKYRKEIEKLFVDFIKLRTKDPKDYTDGLILDIYTAINHERQHQELMIYDFQYYYNRFLDDSDNYVPRKANVPLVLEQVPKEMIHIDSGIFLLGYNGKEFCYDNELPENKVYLNKYKIDNKLVTNREFIEFVEAGGYQNYRYWLADGWEMVLSENWDSPLYWVFDKDDNKWKKKDFRGTQEIRIDEPIVNLSYYEADAFCKWAKKRLPTEAEWEKAASWDSKSNSKTIYPWGNTPMTNEHANLLDSYIWHPAEAGCYPKGKSHCGCYQMLGDVWEWTSSEYVLYPGFQSRFEEYTDKWAINQKVLRGGSFATPKEQIRSSYRNYFKPHERILFSGFRCASDA; this is translated from the coding sequence TTGCAAATTGAAGGGTTGATCAAAGAGTTCATGGATGTGAGAAATACGACCTTGGAATTATTTTCTCCTCTGGATATTGAGGATGCAGTGATGCAGTCGAGCGATTTTGGAAGCCCACCTAATTGGCACATAGCACATGTAACTTGGTTTTTTCACAAGATTTTAGAGAAATACTCTAAAAGCTATAACAACTATGATGACGATTTTAACCTCTCCTATTTGAATTCCTATTATCAGAAATACGGGTCAATTCTCAAGAAAAGTGACAGAGGGAGATATCCTAGACCCACTGTAATGCAAACTATCAAGTATAGAAAGGAAATAGAGAAACTATTTGTAGACTTTATAAAATTGAGGACCAAAGATCCAAAAGACTATACAGATGGGTTAATCTTGGATATCTATACCGCAATTAATCACGAAAGACAACATCAGGAGTTGATGATTTATGATTTTCAGTACTACTATAATCGATTTCTTGACGATTCTGATAACTATGTGCCAAGAAAGGCTAATGTCCCTCTTGTCTTGGAACAAGTTCCAAAGGAAATGATACACATTGACAGCGGTATATTCTTACTGGGCTACAACGGTAAAGAATTTTGTTATGATAATGAGTTACCAGAAAACAAAGTATATTTGAATAAATATAAGATTGATAACAAATTAGTTACAAACAGGGAATTCATAGAATTTGTTGAAGCAGGAGGATATCAAAATTACCGATATTGGTTGGCAGATGGCTGGGAGATGGTATTGTCTGAAAATTGGGACTCGCCACTTTATTGGGTATTTGACAAAGACGATAACAAATGGAAAAAAAAGGATTTTCGAGGTACTCAGGAAATTAGAATAGATGAACCAATCGTAAACTTGAGCTATTATGAAGCTGACGCTTTTTGTAAATGGGCTAAAAAGAGGTTGCCAACAGAAGCCGAATGGGAAAAAGCTGCTTCATGGGATAGCAAATCTAATTCCAAAACAATTTATCCTTGGGGTAATACCCCAATGACAAATGAGCACGCCAATCTGCTAGATTCTTACATATGGCATCCGGCTGAAGCAGGTTGTTACCCAAAGGGTAAGAGTCACTGCGGGTGCTATCAAATGCTCGGGGACGTTTGGGAATGGACTTCGTCTGAATATGTGTTGTATCCAGGCTTTCAATCCAGATTTGAGGAGTATACAGACAAATGGGCAATTAATCAAAAGGTACTTCGTGGAGGGAGCTTTGCTACTCCAAAAGAGCAAATACGAAGTAGCTACAGAAACTATTTCAAGCCTCATGAGCGGATACTTTTTTCAGGTTTTAGATGTGCATCTGACGCATAA
- a CDS encoding 30S ribosomal protein S3ae has product MAKGSRRGGRVRDKWRDKQWIIVNAPPAFDRVPLNYIPISDVSNAKGRVIENTLYDVLKQDPTQHQTKIFVQIDKINSGMASTIFKGHEYAKEFLRSLIRRGSSMINYVDEYTTSDGYVFRVSATAFSQRRINSAKKHEIRLSMAKLLAEKIPILSLDEFVKEVTMGKMSSEMMDVAKKIAIIRHVGVKKTKLLSSPLAGNEDNANSEVSTEANSEVSTEANSEVSTEANSEVSTEANSEVSTEEDVVTSSKEELGKEAGT; this is encoded by the coding sequence ATGGCAAAAGGTTCCAGACGAGGGGGCAGGGTACGTGATAAATGGAGAGATAAACAATGGATTATAGTAAATGCTCCGCCCGCATTTGACAGAGTCCCTCTAAATTATATCCCAATTTCCGATGTTAGCAATGCAAAAGGAAGGGTAATTGAAAATACATTGTATGATGTGCTAAAGCAAGATCCAACCCAACATCAAACTAAGATTTTTGTTCAGATTGATAAAATTAATTCTGGAATGGCTTCAACAATATTTAAAGGACATGAATATGCTAAAGAGTTTCTACGAAGTCTCATCCGACGAGGAAGTTCTATGATAAATTATGTTGATGAATACACCACGTCAGATGGTTATGTTTTTAGGGTATCTGCCACAGCCTTTAGTCAACGAAGAATAAATTCCGCAAAAAAACATGAAATCCGACTGTCTATGGCCAAATTACTTGCTGAAAAAATTCCTATACTCTCTCTTGATGAATTTGTAAAAGAAGTGACTATGGGAAAAATGAGTTCTGAAATGATGGATGTTGCAAAGAAAATTGCCATTATCCGTCATGTGGGTGTAAAGAAAACTAAGCTTCTCTCCTCTCCTCTAGCGGGTAATGAGGATAATGCCAATTCTGAAGTTTCTACAGAAGCCAATTCTGAAGTTTCTACAGAAGCCAATTCTGAAGTTTCTACAGAAGCCAATTCTGAAGTTTCTACAGAAGCCAATTCTGAAGTTTCTACAGAAGAGGATGTTGTAACTTCATCCAAAGAAGAATTAGGCAAAGAAGCAGGTACTTAG
- a CDS encoding RNA-binding domain-containing protein: MFSSLDISILVHATEDENKILNHILENFRLPTNVVTIDCVKTEGHWKNPIMRLIVSTSSDIERLYTDLCNQLRINYGSEDLDKYLKNNLDERGSLYIRLDKQKLCARTILLSDTDAVRMIFKKKGKFEK, from the coding sequence TTGTTTTCATCCTTAGATATCTCTATTTTAGTTCATGCAACGGAGGATGAAAACAAGATATTAAATCATATTTTAGAAAATTTTAGACTCCCTACCAATGTAGTGACAATTGATTGTGTAAAAACTGAGGGGCATTGGAAGAATCCAATAATGCGGTTAATTGTATCAACATCATCCGATATCGAACGGCTCTATACAGACCTTTGTAATCAGTTAAGAATTAACTATGGATCTGAGGACCTTGATAAATATTTGAAAAACAACCTTGATGAAAGAGGCTCTTTATATATTCGTCTAGACAAACAAAAACTTTGTGCAAGGACTATTTTACTTTCTGATACAGATGCTGTTAGAATGATTTTCAAAAAGAAAGGAAAATTTGAAAAATAG
- a CDS encoding Rpp14/Pop5 family protein, translating into MTLSKKKYRYVGIFLSDRLSLNKSTIIEEISGRYLGLFGSIDYNKAHIRIIKINDTPNTIVILKCRLESLTNTLISLSLINLELMVVSISGTLKQLKKKILIFLSYVSENQEGLTSNFRDS; encoded by the coding sequence ATGACTCTCTCTAAAAAAAAATATCGTTATGTTGGCATTTTCCTATCTGATCGCTTATCTTTAAATAAATCTACGATTATAGAAGAAATTTCTGGAAGATACTTGGGATTATTTGGATCAATTGATTATAATAAAGCCCACATCCGAATTATCAAGATAAATGATACTCCTAATACAATTGTCATATTAAAATGCCGATTGGAGTCTTTGACTAATACCTTGATATCTCTGAGCCTTATTAATTTGGAATTGATGGTTGTCTCTATATCAGGTACGCTAAAGCAACTCAAGAAAAAAATATTGATATTCTTGAGCTATGTTTCTGAGAATCAAGAAGGTCTGACGTCTAACTTCAGAGACAGCTAA